The following coding sequences lie in one Anomalospiza imberbis isolate Cuckoo-Finch-1a 21T00152 chromosome 17, ASM3175350v1, whole genome shotgun sequence genomic window:
- the LOC137484400 gene encoding centrosome-associated protein CEP250-like codes for METRRGARGLSQQGRSSGAPEALVGDSDSMANSIICTDNPGNILSTLTSTDEQHPFELVREATENWGRMQRHFDQMEERTQRIRSRCQLIDSLLEEISSDCANLEKSREMLLQCTGIPETGALCLHLKNTKQRKEASAQAEQAEQQDRMEVSQEQDSSSCSLEQLGPESSGQGHALAQVCREQELLGQKADLEGRLAAMEWLQQDLSRQLEETRSAKESLESRLIAAQQQISQLETTRNHLEAQVLTVTQAKEVIEGEVKCLQDELEAERSLRRQEREDTAQQLLQAEQQHHESLRLQGTAQQLEIKKLLQDLASERERHRAEMQETLEQWEKEKAEREQEHKKVLFEMRQKDATLLAQQEELRRFENAKRQVFTAKVLLEEQKEKSALSEALLQTQGELSRAHQQVQQLRQEVKELQEKGQTIKANLQAELQEARSEVQAVQRRHKEELHGLKEEMNLLLEQREALQKQVGELTSQLAASRESRETTVQRAQQEVREAQEESRQKLSEVEHVQKILEEAENLNKELQVHVESLKRERNRWEEVAQQNSELQASVDVLESEKARLIVSLEEKNQRLRTLEKQNLLLNNRVSRLFSALKQAEQLCSEHRRQRQELNTQIQAKLLAEIEQTAHQATQEKQLLETEVSELRVRLQSSEERAEAMAIQCKDVELELRKTQAQRDHLRAHNQELLKQLEQSEQDLWEAAVKHTSRETALEKEACERQEEAVTLRQEVASLQRKLESLQKERMDVLHGQELNQQHMRDVEEKNEMHAAELRYHKENTQEWEVEREGEQEELEHGAASLKKWRENTQVLSAALKKSEIAKGTLMKHLYILMGKSGIQEGTGIDLQSTPGSLNYSSAVSHEEVSQEQDSSSCSLEQLGPESSGQGHALAQVCREQELLGQKADLEGRLADMEWLQQDLSRQLEETRSAKESLESRLSAAQQQISQLETTRNHLEAQVLTVTQAKEVIEGEVKCLQDELEAERSLRRQEREDTAQQLLQAEQQHHESLRLQGTAQQLEIKKLLQDLASERERHRAEMQETLEQWEKEKAEREQEHKKVLFEMRQKDATLLAQQEELRRFENAKRQVFTAKVLLEEQKEKSALSEALLQTQGELSRAHQQVQQLRQEVKELQEKGQTIKANLQAELQEARSEVQAVQRRHKEELHGLKEEMNLLLEQREALQKQVGELTSQLAASRESRETTVQRAQQEVREAQEESRQKLSEVEHVQKILEEAENLNKELQVHVESLKRERNRWEEVAQQNSELQASVDVLESEKARLIVSLEEKNQRLRTLEKQNLLLNYQVSQYHSALQQAEQLSSHRAGQLRELNTQIQALQDTVLQMEASQTTRKKQLLQTFEESRAGEWALRDSVDVLETEVSELRVRLQSSEERAEAMAIQCKDVELELRKTQAQRDHLRAHNQELLKQLEQSEQDLWEAAVKHTSRETALEKEACERQEEVVTLRQEVASLQRKLESLQKERMDVLHGQELNQQHMRDVEEKNEMHAAELRYHKENTQEWEVEREGEQEELEHGAASLKKWRENTQVLSAALKKSEIAKGTLMKHLYILKGKSGIQAGTGIDLKSTPGSLNYSSAVSHEEQLREKGIGNSQHRFSTGTWCLANLSDSANYGRPGMVLPDIAKHSAATQSPYSPIGLRGHIRVAGARRVTLYEKTPEAAPVLGRAGSRGLQEGPATG; via the exons ATGGAGACCCGGCGG GGAGCTCGAGGGCTTTCTCAGCAGGGACGTTCCTCCGGAGCCCCTGAG GCGCTGGTAGGCGACAGTGACAGCATGGCCAATTCCATCATCTGCACCGACAATCCTGGGAACATCCTCTCAACTCTGACATCCACTGATGAACAGCATCCTTTTGAATTGGTTCGGGAAGCTACAGAGAACTGGGGGCGCATGCAGCGGCATTTTGATCAAATGGAGGAGAGAACTCAGAGGATCAGAAGCCGCTGCCAGCTGATAGACTCTCTGCTAGAAGAAATCAGTAG TGACTGTGCAAACCTTGAGAAGtccagggaaatgctgctgcaatgCACTGGAATCCCGGAGACAGGAGCCTTGTGTCTGCATCTGAAGAACACCAAGCAGCGGAAGGAAGCATCAGCCCAGGCCgaacaggcagagcagcaggacaggatggAG gtttcccaggagcaagattcatcgagctgctctctggagcagctgggcccggaatcctctggccaagggcacgcactggcccaggtgtgccgagagcaggagctgctgggccagaagGCTGACCTTGAGGGCCGACTGGCAGCCATGGAGTGGCTCCAACAAgacctttccaggcagctggaggagaccag GTcagcaaaggagagcctggaatCCAGGCTGattgctgctcagcagcagatatCTCAGCTGGAGACCACCAGGAACCATCTGGAGGCTCAAGTGCTCACAGTCACACAGGCCAAGGAGGTGATAGAAG GAGAAGTGAAGTGCCTGCAAGAtgagctggaagcagagagatCTCTCAGGAGGCAGGAACGGGAAGACACAGCtcaacagctcctgcaggcagagcagcagcatcatgAAAGCCTCAGGCTTCAGGGAACTGCTCAGcaactggaaataaagaagctcctgcaagacctg gcAAGTGAGCGCGAAAGGCACCGTGCAGAGATGCAGGAGACGCTGGAGcaatgggaaaaagagaaggcagagagagagcaggagcacaagAAGGTGCTGTTTGAGATGAGGCAGAAAGATGCCACCCTGCTGGCCCAACAAGAAGAACTAAGGAGATTTGAAAATGCCAAGCGACAG GTGTTCACAGCCAAA gtgctgctggaagagcagaaggagaagagtgCTTTATCAGAGGCACTGCTCCAGACTCAGGGAGAGCTCAGCCGAGCCCACCAGCAggtccagcagctcaggcaggaggtGAAAGAGCTGCAAGAGAAGGGGCAG ACCATCAAGGCAAATCtgcaagctgagctgcaggaagctcGCAGTGAAGTCCAGGCAGTGCAGAGGAGGCACAAGGAAGAGCTACACGGcctcaaagaggaaatgaatctgctccttgagcagagggaggctctacaaaagcag gtgggagagttgacatctcagctggcagcctcccgAGAGTCCCGGGAAACGActgtccagagagcccagcaagaggtgagggaggcccaggaagagtccAGGCAGAAGCTGTCGGAGGTTGAACACGTCCAGAAGAtcctggaggaggcagaaaatctgaacaagGAGCTGCAAGTGCATGTGGAGTCCttgaagagggaaaggaatcgctgggaagaagtggctcagcaaaattcagaattgcagGCTTCGGTGGATGTCCTAGAGAGTGAAAAAGCCAG GCTGATAGTGTCTCTGGAGGAGAAGAACCAGCGCCTCAGaactctggaaaaacagaaccTGCTGCTGAACAATCGCGTATCTCGGTTATTTTCTGCTCTtaagcaggcagagcagctctgttctGAGCATAGAAGACAAAGGCAGGAGCTCAACACCCAG ATCCAGGCCAAGCTGCTGGCAGAGATAGAGCAGACAGCTCACCAGGCAActcaagagaagcagctgctggaaactgaggtgtctgagctgcgtgtgaggctccagagctctgaggaaagagcagaggccaTGGCCATACAGTGTAAGGAcgtggagctggagctgaggaagaCACAAGCTCAGAGGGACCATCTCAGAGCCCacaatcaggagctgctgaaacagctggagcaaagtgagcaag atttgTGGGAGGCAGCAGTCAAGCACACCTCTCGAGAAACTGCCCTGGAGAAAGAGGCCtgtgaaaggcaggaagaggctgtgactcTTCGTCaggaggtggcatctctgcagaggaaattggagagcctgcagaaggaaaggatggaTGTGCTG catggacaggaattgaaccagcagcacatgagagatgtggaagagaagaatgaaatgcatGCAGCTGAGTTAAGATATCATAAGGAAAATACTCAAGAATGGGAAGTGGAGAGAGAAGGCGAGCAGGAAGAGTTGGAGCATGGGGCtgcttctttgaagaaatggagagagaacaCCCAAGTACTGAGTGCTGcactgaagaaaagtgaaattgcCAAAGGGACTCTGATGAAACACTTGTACATCCTGATGGGAAAGTCTGGTATCCAGGAAGGCACTGGCATTGACCTTCAGTCCACTCCAGGGTCCCTGAattattccagtgctgtttcccatgaGGAG gtttcccaggagcaagattcatcgagctgctctctggagcagctgggcccggaatcctctggccaagggcacgcactggcccaggtgtgccgagagcaggagctgctgggccagaagGCTGACCTTGAGGGCCGACTGGCAGACATGGAGTGGCTCCAACAAgacctttccaggcagctggaggagaccag GTcagcaaaggagagcctggaatccaggctgagtgctgctcagcagcagatatCTCAGCTGGAGACCACCAGGAACCATCTGGAGGCTCAAGTGCTCACAGTCACACAGGCCAAGGAGGTGATAGAAG GAGAAGTGAAGTGCCTGCAAGAtgagctggaagcagagagatCTCTCAGGAGGCAGGAACGGGAAGACACAGCtcaacagctcctgcaggcagagcagcagcatcatgAAAGCCTCAGGCTTCAGGGAACTGCTCAGcaactggaaataaagaagctcctgcaagacctg gcAAGTGAGCGCGAAAGGCACCGTGCAGAGATGCAGGAGACGCTGGAGcaatgggaaaaagagaaggcagagagagagcaggagcacaagAAGGTGCTGTTTGAGATGAGGCAGAAAGATGCCACCCTGCTGGCCCAACAAGAAGAACTAAGGAGATTTGAAAATGCCAAGCGACAG GTGTTCACAGCCAAA gtgctgctggaagagcagaaggagaagagtgCTTTATCAGAGGCACTGCTCCAGACTCAGGGAGAGCTCAGCCGAGCCCACCAGCAggtccagcagctcaggcaggaggtGAAAGAGCTGCAAGAGAAGGGGCAG ACCATCAAGGCAAATCtgcaagctgagctgcaggaagctcGCAGTGAAGTCCAGGCAGTGCAGAGGAGGCACAAGGAAGAGCTACACGGcctcaaagaggaaatgaatctgctccttgagcagagggaggctctacaaaagcag gtgggagagttgacatctcagctggcagcctcccgAGAGTCCCGGGAAACGActgtccagagagcccagcaagaggtgagggaggcccaggaagagtccAGGCAGAAGCTGTCGGAGGTTGAACACGTCCAGAAGAtcctggaggaggcagaaaatctgaacaagGAGCTGCAAGTGCATGTGGAGTCCttgaagagggaaaggaatcgctgggaagaagtggctcagcaaaattcagaattgcagGCTTCGGTGGATGTCCTAGAGAGTGAAAAAGCCAG GCTGATAGTGTCTCTGGAGGAGAAGAACCAGCGCCTCAGaactctggaaaaacagaaccTGCTGCTGAACTATCAGGTGTCTCAGTATCACTCTGCTcttcagcaggcagagcagctctcttCTCACCGCGCTGGACAACTGCGGGAGCTCAACACCCAG atccaggccctgcaggACACAGTGCTGCAGATGGAGGCTTCCCAAACAACTCgaaagaagcagctgctgcagacgTTTGAGGAGTCTCGAGCAGGAGAATGGGCTTTGAGGGACTCTGTGGACGTGCTGGAAACTGAGGTGTCTGAGCTGCGTGTGaggctccagagctctgaggaaagagcagaggccaTGGCCATACAGTGTAAGGAcgtggagctggagctgaggaagaCACAAGCTCAGAGGGACCATCTCAGAGCCCacaatcaggagctgctgaaacagctggagcaaagtgagcaag atttgTGGGAGGCAGCAGTCAAGCACACCTCTCGAGAAACTGCCCTGGAGAAAGAGGCCtgtgaaaggcaggaagaggTTGTGACTCTTCGTCaggaggtggcatctctgcagaggaaattggagagcctgcagaaggaaaggatggaTGTGCTG catggacaggaattgaaccagcagcacatgagagatgtggaagagaagaatgaaatgcatGCAGCTGAGTTAAGATATCATAAGGAAAATACTCAAGAATGGGAAGTGGAGAGAGAAGGCGAGCAGGAAGAGTTGGAGCATGGGGCtgcttctttgaagaaatggagagagaacaCCCAAGTACTGAGTGCTGcactgaagaaaagtgaaattgcCAAAGGGACTCTGATGAAACACTTGTACATCCTGAAGGGAAAGTCTGGTATCCAGGCAGGCACTGGCATTGACCTTAAGTCCACTCCAGGGTCCCTGAattattccagtgctgtttcccatgaAGAG